A portion of the Ardenticatenales bacterium genome contains these proteins:
- a CDS encoding redoxin domain-containing protein encodes MRTRLILCLILLLIVLTGCARSPSPLPTEVATDATAAATSSPLPEEEDTVPTRSYAGKIPAPEFPPNLDWLNTGRPLTLAQLKGKVVLLDFWTYGCVNCMHIIPDLKKLEAKYANELVVIGVHSAKFSNEAETDNIRRVILRYELAHPVVNDDEFAVWQLYGATAWPTLVLIDPEGKVIGSHAGEGVFDLFDEVIGSVVAAFDARGLLDRTPLPLILERENQADSPLRFPGKVLADAAGNRLFIADSNHNRIVVTDLTGTVLAVIGGGVAGLRDGDYRTARFFRPQGLALADENTLYVADTENHAIRRVDLGTGLVRTVAGTGEQTYMTMERGPALGTALNSPWDVLYARDRLYIAMAGQHQVWVYDPGAEEVFRYAGTGREELKDGPRLTGGLNQPSGLASDGLNLYIADSEASAIRTAGLTADGRLGTVVGVGLFDFGDVDGVGDKVRLQHPLGVAFQDDRLYVADTYNSKIKVINPKKRESLTLFGGEGGGWRDGAQPLFDEPGGISVAGNLLYIADTNNHVIRVANLKEKTVSTLVLVDNDGLLTRAATTDAPTGKIVALDEQTVAPGAGVVQLDVTLPAGYKLNDLAPFSMSWRSADAAVTFAAAASDQRIVHPDFPLSLPATFQPGETTLTADIVVYYCTAATEQLCLIEQVRLLLPVTVRADAPAAPLTVAYTVPHPAPGP; translated from the coding sequence ATGCGTACTCGATTGATTTTGTGCCTCATCTTGTTGCTGATTGTCCTGACTGGCTGCGCCCGCTCTCCCTCGCCGCTGCCGACGGAGGTGGCGACCGATGCGACTGCCGCGGCGACGTCCAGCCCGCTCCCTGAGGAGGAAGACACTGTGCCCACGCGCTCGTATGCCGGCAAAATCCCCGCCCCCGAATTCCCCCCTAATCTCGACTGGCTGAACACCGGTCGCCCCCTCACCCTGGCGCAGTTGAAAGGCAAAGTCGTGCTGCTGGACTTCTGGACCTACGGCTGCGTCAACTGTATGCACATCATCCCCGACCTGAAAAAACTGGAAGCCAAATACGCCAACGAACTGGTCGTCATCGGTGTCCATTCCGCCAAATTTAGCAACGAAGCGGAAACGGACAACATCCGCCGTGTCATCCTGCGTTACGAACTGGCGCATCCGGTGGTCAACGACGACGAGTTTGCCGTCTGGCAGTTGTACGGGGCCACTGCCTGGCCTACGCTCGTCCTCATTGACCCCGAAGGCAAAGTCATCGGCAGCCACGCGGGGGAGGGGGTTTTTGACCTGTTCGACGAAGTGATCGGTAGCGTGGTGGCGGCGTTTGACGCGCGCGGCCTGCTGGACCGCACGCCGCTACCGCTGATCCTGGAGCGGGAAAACCAGGCGGATTCGCCGCTGCGCTTTCCCGGCAAGGTGCTGGCGGACGCGGCGGGCAATCGCCTCTTTATTGCCGATTCCAACCATAACCGCATTGTGGTCACGGACCTGACGGGCACGGTGCTGGCGGTGATTGGCGGCGGCGTGGCGGGGTTGCGGGATGGGGATTATCGCACGGCCCGTTTCTTCCGCCCGCAAGGGTTGGCGCTGGCGGACGAAAACACGCTGTACGTGGCGGATACGGAGAATCACGCGATCCGGCGGGTGGATTTGGGGACGGGGTTGGTACGGACGGTTGCCGGCACGGGCGAGCAGACTTACATGACGATGGAGCGCGGACCTGCTCTCGGCACGGCGCTCAATTCGCCCTGGGATGTCCTGTACGCGCGCGACCGCCTGTACATTGCCATGGCGGGGCAGCATCAGGTGTGGGTGTATGATCCAGGGGCGGAGGAGGTGTTCCGTTATGCCGGCACGGGGCGCGAAGAACTCAAAGATGGTCCGCGGCTGACGGGCGGCCTTAACCAGCCCAGCGGCCTGGCCTCCGACGGCCTCAACCTGTACATCGCCGATAGTGAAGCCAGCGCCATCCGCACCGCTGGCCTCACCGCCGACGGTCGCCTGGGAACTGTGGTGGGCGTGGGGCTGTTCGACTTTGGCGACGTGGACGGCGTGGGGGACAAGGTGCGCTTGCAGCATCCCTTAGGCGTGGCCTTCCAGGATGATCGCCTCTACGTGGCGGACACCTACAACAGCAAAATCAAGGTGATCAATCCGAAAAAGCGGGAAAGCCTCACCCTCTTTGGCGGGGAGGGTGGGGGCTGGCGGGATGGGGCGCAGCCTCTTTTTGACGAGCCGGGGGGGATTAGCGTTGCCGGCAATCTCCTCTACATCGCCGACACGAACAACCACGTCATTCGCGTCGCCAACCTGAAGGAGAAAACAGTCTCCACGCTGGTGTTGGTGGATAACGACGGGCTGCTGACGCGCGCCGCCACAACGGATGCACCCACCGGAAAGATCGTTGCTCTGGACGAACAAACCGTCGCCCCAGGCGCGGGCGTGGTGCAGTTGGACGTGACCCTCCCCGCCGGCTACAAACTCAACGATCTGGCCCCCTTTTCCATGTCCTGGCGCAGCGCGGACGCCGCCGTCACCTTCGCCGCCGCCGCGTCTGATCAGCGCATCGTCCACCCCGATTTCCCCCTCTCTTTGCCGGCCACATTCCAGCCGGGCGAAACCACCCTCACCGCGGACATTGTCGTCTACTATTGCACAGCGGCAACGGAGCAGCTGTGCCTGATCGAACAGGTGCGCCTGCTGCTTCCCGTCACTGTCCGCGCTGACGCCCCCGCTGCCCCTCTCACTGTCGCCTATACCGTCCCCCACCCTGCGCCAGGTCCGTAA
- a CDS encoding transposase yields the protein MVDINRFDIQTERVDDIPLIYNSLQKMGIQAIVDSIIVPHGNWQGLTPGWVITIWLIHILVKHTHRMDCVQEWVAKHLLTLGHLTGQLVTPLDFTDDRLALCLRYLQPQSDWAEVESRLGNRLVRVYDLAKKLPERWCARLDGTVGIVNHDPNGSWLFQVGKAKNGLFETLYKMMIGSLDPLGLPLAVDIVPGNRADDPLYIPIYQRIKQTFPGRALLVVGDSKMSALLTRATVANNNDHYLTPLAYLKDEPKLLDELLVGQQEREAQIPLIFLDGALPTNGTAPNAADAVARGFEVSRSRSAIVNKRHVTWQERLLVVRSFSYMQSERDALQKRLDKAEAALRALTPPRQRGKKQIEDEKTLLAAIKRIQKQYKVSGLFVCTTKREVAERPIRAYKDKPARVEKTVRYQLTVQRDLVAIAAAMFKMGWRIYATNAPAVELSLTQAVQAYRSQYVAENIFRRLQGKLLSITPVYVQRDDHAEGLFHLLTLAARVLALGDYVAKEALAEVKEELTGIFPGNPKRGTATPTMERMLQAFEDINLTVFRLGAQVLYQLTPLTGVQERILGLLGIPLTAYTGLAALQSA from the coding sequence ATGGTAGACATTAACAGGTTCGACATACAGACAGAGCGAGTAGATGACATCCCGCTCATTTACAATTCGCTACAAAAAATGGGCATTCAAGCCATTGTGGATAGCATCATCGTCCCCCATGGCAACTGGCAGGGGTTGACGCCCGGTTGGGTCATTACCATCTGGCTGATACATATCCTGGTCAAGCACACCCACCGGATGGATTGCGTTCAGGAGTGGGTTGCCAAACACTTGTTGACACTGGGACACCTAACTGGGCAACTGGTTACGCCGTTAGATTTCACCGATGACCGGTTAGCCCTTTGTCTGCGGTATCTACAGCCGCAAAGCGACTGGGCTGAGGTCGAAAGTCGCCTGGGCAATCGCCTGGTGCGGGTCTATGACCTGGCCAAGAAACTGCCCGAACGGTGGTGTGCGCGGCTAGATGGCACCGTTGGCATTGTCAACCACGACCCCAACGGGTCGTGGCTGTTCCAGGTTGGCAAAGCCAAGAATGGTTTGTTCGAGACCCTGTACAAAATGATGATCGGCAGCCTCGACCCCTTGGGTTTACCGCTGGCGGTGGATATCGTCCCAGGCAACCGGGCTGATGACCCACTCTACATTCCCATTTACCAGCGCATCAAGCAGACTTTTCCGGGTCGGGCGCTGCTGGTCGTGGGAGATAGCAAGATGAGCGCGCTCCTGACACGCGCCACCGTCGCCAACAACAACGACCACTATTTGACACCCCTGGCCTATCTCAAAGATGAACCCAAGCTGCTCGACGAACTGCTGGTCGGACAGCAAGAGCGGGAAGCCCAGATACCGCTTATCTTTTTGGATGGGGCGCTGCCGACCAATGGCACAGCGCCCAATGCGGCTGATGCGGTGGCGCGGGGTTTTGAAGTCAGCCGGTCGCGCAGCGCCATCGTCAATAAGCGCCACGTCACCTGGCAAGAGCGTTTGCTGGTGGTGCGTTCCTTCAGCTACATGCAGAGTGAACGAGACGCATTACAGAAACGGTTGGATAAAGCCGAAGCCGCTTTACGCGCCCTGACACCGCCACGGCAACGCGGCAAAAAGCAGATAGAAGACGAGAAAACGCTGTTAGCGGCCATCAAGCGCATCCAAAAACAGTACAAAGTGTCCGGCTTATTCGTCTGCACGACTAAACGTGAGGTCGCGGAGCGTCCGATACGCGCCTATAAAGACAAGCCAGCGCGGGTGGAAAAGACGGTGCGCTACCAATTGACCGTACAGCGTGACCTGGTGGCGATTGCCGCGGCCATGTTCAAGATGGGGTGGCGGATTTATGCCACCAACGCGCCCGCTGTCGAGTTGTCATTGACCCAGGCGGTGCAAGCCTATCGCAGCCAGTACGTCGCGGAGAACATCTTTCGTCGTCTGCAAGGCAAGTTGCTCTCCATTACCCCGGTCTATGTGCAGCGTGATGACCATGCCGAAGGACTTTTCCACCTGCTGACCCTGGCAGCCCGGGTATTGGCTCTGGGTGATTACGTGGCTAAAGAGGCGTTGGCGGAGGTCAAAGAGGAATTGACCGGCATTTTTCCGGGTAATCCCAAACGAGGCACCGCCACGCCCACGATGGAGCGCATGCTGCAAGCCTTTGAGGACATCAACTTAACCGTCTTCCGGTTAGGAGCGCAGGTTCTTTACCAATTAACCCCGTTGACCGGTGTGCAAGAACGCATTTTGGGACTCTTGGGCATTCCGTTGACGGCCTACACGGGTTTGGCGGCCCTGCAATCCGCCTAA
- a CDS encoding ThiF family adenylyltransferase: MNDVHESRTVPDGTQPVYRLRARTQFLPLNGTLQLHLGERRAKIRPSNDLVITFLNLIAAGGTREQIHREFVKVHNDTGWLQIERILEHLIREGFIEQVNLPHNLPLEFLNRFERLTHFFSEFETDTQNRFDFLEQLRKARVGIVGLGGLASWVIYNLLCCGIEHLRVIDADVVELSNLNRSILFCEEDVGKPKVDVISRAARRFAPRVRVEGHQLFLSSSESLLPYIEDLDLVIGLADQPIWLVKQWITEACQRAKVPVIQAGSGQVGPFYIPGESSCIMCRWAQILERDPMFPEAMAVLRKLPRRITGSISPWAGMVASVLSMEVFRYLADYSQPVTINAIWTINGRDMSASLIPLSIHPACPVCTKGQLT; the protein is encoded by the coding sequence ATGAACGACGTACATGAATCGAGAACGGTACCTGACGGCACTCAACCTGTTTACCGGCTTCGTGCAAGGACACAATTCCTCCCACTGAACGGTACATTACAATTACATTTGGGTGAGCGGCGGGCGAAAATTAGGCCCTCCAACGATCTTGTCATTACGTTCTTAAACTTGATTGCCGCTGGTGGTACCCGCGAGCAGATACATCGGGAATTTGTGAAGGTACACAATGATACTGGCTGGCTTCAAATTGAAAGAATTTTGGAGCACCTGATCAGAGAGGGGTTTATTGAGCAAGTTAATTTGCCCCACAATTTGCCGCTGGAGTTCCTAAATCGTTTTGAGCGTCTCACCCATTTCTTTTCTGAATTTGAAACTGATACACAGAACCGTTTTGATTTTCTCGAACAACTTCGGAAGGCGCGTGTGGGAATAGTGGGACTGGGAGGATTGGCTAGTTGGGTTATCTATAATCTACTTTGCTGTGGGATTGAACATTTGCGGGTTATTGATGCTGATGTCGTTGAATTATCGAACCTTAATCGCTCTATTCTCTTTTGTGAAGAAGACGTTGGGAAGCCAAAAGTGGACGTTATCAGTCGTGCAGCTAGGCGATTTGCTCCGCGCGTGAGAGTGGAAGGCCATCAACTTTTTTTGTCGAGTTCGGAAAGCCTTCTCCCTTATATAGAAGATCTCGATCTAGTAATTGGACTGGCAGATCAACCGATATGGCTTGTTAAACAATGGATAACCGAGGCTTGCCAAAGGGCGAAAGTTCCAGTTATTCAGGCTGGAAGCGGGCAGGTTGGCCCCTTTTATATCCCGGGAGAAAGTAGTTGTATTATGTGCCGATGGGCACAAATATTGGAGCGTGATCCGATGTTTCCTGAAGCAATGGCTGTTTTACGAAAACTCCCTCGCAGGATTACGGGGTCCATTAGTCCATGGGCAGGCATGGTGGCAAGTGTCCTGAGTATGGAAGTCTTCCGATATTTAGCTGATTACTCACAACCTGTAACTATCAATGCAATATGGACAATCAATGGTCGTGATATGAGCGCTTCTCTAATTCCATTATCTATCCACCCAGCATGCCCTGTCTGTACTAAGGGTCAACTGACATAA
- a CDS encoding MFS transporter, whose protein sequence is MSTVKEIESRPTRIQRLGVLAVPAFAFLFFGQLVSLLGDHVYRVGLTWYVTQRFGGVLAGANLGLAMSLPMAVFALFAGVIVDRFNRFRVMIVSDFVRMIIVSGILFLLLAPAPNRFLVYASASMLTVFSILFSPALMALLPDLADGDHDRLIDMNSWITGLNHTMNVVGPGLAGVFTAFHSSWLLGFDALTFAFSGAMILFTMRVLSPTQREKIVESEARVSTKSGTNVLANAREGMGFFLKHPVLRPQFLVFPLVESVEYSIPFLLPGFLEENLVNSGQLFAALLASWSLGRVLGIVLIARTPLKGERGKVFTVNFFIHSLALLMFLLASSRWLSLIAFAILGIPAGAAQVSMNTYIQTEVSPDMRGRVFAGLISLTTWLIPLGPIVFGAIARWQSTSSSFLIMSILLFAAGVYIASHRAVREVK, encoded by the coding sequence ATGAGTACTGTAAAAGAGATAGAATCCCGCCCCACAAGGATCCAACGATTAGGCGTTCTGGCTGTCCCTGCTTTTGCTTTTTTGTTTTTTGGACAACTTGTTTCCCTGTTAGGCGATCATGTTTACAGAGTAGGTCTTACCTGGTACGTTACGCAACGTTTCGGCGGTGTCCTGGCAGGCGCTAATCTGGGCCTGGCAATGTCCCTCCCTATGGCTGTATTTGCCCTGTTTGCCGGCGTCATCGTTGATCGTTTTAATCGGTTCAGAGTAATGATCGTATCGGATTTCGTCCGCATGATCATCGTATCAGGCATCCTCTTTCTTTTGCTAGCGCCTGCCCCTAATCGGTTCTTGGTTTATGCAAGTGCCAGCATGCTAACAGTTTTTAGTATTCTTTTTTCTCCTGCTTTGATGGCGCTATTGCCTGATTTAGCGGATGGTGACCATGATCGACTAATCGATATGAATTCCTGGATCACGGGGCTAAATCACACGATGAATGTTGTCGGGCCTGGTCTGGCAGGCGTGTTCACCGCTTTTCACTCATCTTGGCTCTTGGGGTTCGATGCTCTGACATTTGCTTTTTCGGGGGCGATGATTTTGTTTACGATGCGCGTGCTGTCGCCCACCCAGAGGGAGAAGATTGTTGAGAGCGAGGCTAGGGTCTCCACGAAGTCAGGTACCAATGTGCTGGCCAATGCCAGAGAAGGTATGGGCTTCTTTCTTAAACACCCAGTCCTTCGCCCACAGTTTCTTGTTTTTCCGCTTGTAGAGAGCGTCGAATATTCCATTCCCTTCTTATTACCCGGTTTTCTGGAGGAGAATCTTGTCAATAGCGGCCAGTTATTTGCGGCATTGCTGGCTAGTTGGTCCTTAGGTCGAGTACTAGGGATTGTTCTAATCGCTCGAACCCCTCTAAAAGGTGAGCGAGGCAAAGTATTCACCGTCAATTTTTTTATTCATAGTCTTGCCTTGCTAATGTTCCTTCTTGCATCAAGCCGGTGGCTTTCCTTGATTGCTTTTGCGATTTTGGGGATACCTGCCGGGGCAGCTCAGGTAAGTATGAACACCTATATCCAGACTGAAGTATCCCCTGACATGCGAGGGCGTGTTTTCGCCGGTCTTATTTCACTTACCACGTGGTTAATTCCCCTTGGTCCTATCGTCTTCGGTGCAATAGCAAGATGGCAGAGCACTTCTTCCAGTTTCCTGATTATGTCGATTTTGCTCTTCGCTGCCGGTGTTTACATTGCCTCTCATCGGGCTGTGCGTGAAGTGAAATGA
- a CDS encoding alpha/beta fold hydrolase, translating into MLRDQWISVFDAISIHDYTIAIDDTIVVSVWGDRGSYWLHSLEPNGQLKPICPSVSTYQISPVACGSRIAFVAQAPEYNNFYRVHVYDFGDEKVVDLPVSPLPESRIRSLLWEDENHILTVDTDIAKSASLVRVHVGEEDPEQIAMLPGGEHWVDPHPAIRADGAILFVIGSAQGRQLMLLDPLKETAELLLRGNKSAEPLSACWSPCGERVLALVRRTRKLEAVLLDLSNGKMVVLKLPSLQGLPVWHPDGQRLVVTVDEWPMTRIAIHDLENQQLTYLPLPEGIMANNVQWHNDRCYFTAYSGNYPTSLWCWQGSNGEVLPVIGSKKVSGVSDPRVLVIPARTGNFDIPCLMYEPTNGDASSGTVLMLHGGPSTSWRIGWSPFVAALVLAGFRVVLVNTRGSAFTAWPLPTVSPGSFGESEMHDIGDCIEQLTCWGMIVPGRVAIMGHSYGAFIAYRATLCFPQQVAAAILTSGYLRPEDLLWSKDPQVREFYNYAFRDGVAQTDDKTVIHAPCPLLMVHGEYDFQIPAQVAVGNMNRLPGEQHQLLLLSGESHAFRRKDNVLDWTAEAIQFLCKHLPGR; encoded by the coding sequence ATGTTAAGGGATCAATGGATTTCAGTTTTTGATGCTATCTCAATTCATGATTACACGATAGCAATAGATGATACCATTGTCGTCTCTGTTTGGGGGGACAGAGGTTCTTACTGGTTGCATAGTCTTGAGCCAAATGGCCAATTGAAACCCATCTGCCCGTCAGTTTCCACTTATCAGATTTCTCCTGTTGCCTGTGGGTCGCGAATTGCTTTCGTAGCTCAGGCGCCTGAATATAACAACTTTTATAGAGTCCATGTCTATGATTTTGGTGATGAGAAAGTAGTCGACCTCCCGGTCTCCCCTTTGCCGGAAAGTCGAATTCGTAGCCTACTCTGGGAAGATGAGAACCACATACTGACCGTAGATACTGATATAGCAAAAAGCGCAAGTCTGGTGCGGGTACATGTTGGCGAAGAAGACCCTGAGCAAATCGCGATGCTCCCAGGAGGGGAACACTGGGTTGATCCCCACCCAGCCATCCGTGCGGATGGGGCTATCTTGTTCGTCATAGGTAGTGCTCAGGGAAGACAACTTATGTTGCTCGACCCTCTAAAAGAAACAGCGGAGTTGCTTTTAAGGGGCAATAAGAGTGCAGAGCCTTTGTCTGCTTGTTGGAGTCCGTGTGGTGAACGTGTGCTTGCACTGGTGCGCCGCACACGGAAGTTAGAAGCAGTCTTGCTCGATCTGTCTAATGGCAAGATGGTTGTGTTAAAGCTGCCGAGCTTACAAGGTCTACCCGTCTGGCATCCTGATGGTCAGCGTCTTGTTGTAACTGTAGATGAATGGCCAATGACCAGGATCGCAATACACGATCTAGAGAACCAACAGTTGACTTATCTTCCTTTACCAGAAGGAATAATGGCGAACAATGTACAGTGGCACAACGATAGATGCTACTTCACGGCCTATTCAGGAAACTATCCGACATCCCTTTGGTGCTGGCAAGGATCGAATGGAGAGGTACTTCCTGTCATCGGGTCAAAAAAGGTTTCTGGTGTATCAGACCCAAGAGTCCTTGTGATACCTGCACGTACTGGAAACTTCGATATTCCTTGCTTGATGTATGAGCCGACAAACGGCGACGCCAGCTCGGGGACAGTTCTAATGTTACACGGAGGACCGTCCACTTCCTGGCGCATCGGTTGGAGCCCGTTTGTGGCAGCCCTTGTTTTAGCGGGTTTTCGTGTGGTACTCGTAAACACCCGTGGGAGCGCCTTTACGGCATGGCCTTTACCAACAGTTTCGCCTGGTTCCTTCGGAGAATCAGAAATGCACGATATCGGAGATTGCATAGAACAACTCACCTGTTGGGGCATGATTGTACCCGGTAGAGTGGCAATTATGGGACATAGTTATGGCGCCTTCATTGCCTACAGAGCAACGCTATGCTTCCCGCAACAAGTAGCAGCCGCCATACTCACGAGCGGTTACTTGAGGCCTGAGGACTTGCTATGGAGTAAGGATCCACAGGTGCGGGAGTTTTATAACTATGCTTTTCGAGATGGAGTAGCACAGACCGACGACAAGACGGTAATACATGCGCCTTGCCCCTTGCTGATGGTACATGGTGAATACGATTTTCAAATCCCTGCACAGGTAGCCGTGGGAAACATGAACAGATTACCTGGAGAGCAACATCAATTGCTGCTCTTATCTGGCGAAAGTCATGCTTTCAGACGTAAAGACAATGTCTTGGATTGGACAGCCGAAGCTATTCAGTTTTTGTGTAAACATCTCCCCGGAAGATAA
- a CDS encoding tryptophan 7-halogenase yields MQKAIAGNYEVIVIGGGPAGSSTATWLAQQGRRVLLLEGKRFPRHHIGESLLAISIPLLKELGVEPKLQAAGFLNKQGALFIWGETKNIQELKMSYPGYAYQVVRSHFDQLLLDQARDQGVTVLQSHWVRQLLYDDGRVCGVKVCTKHGKTHELHCRFVVDASGLAKFIPRQLGLPLEQDGPKRVALSAYYRRALRPAPPYRNHILSEAVQDGWLWFIPLSEDITSVGFVSDAEILTSNPQEVLEEQIATGTLVRKMLEPALLERDVTILNYTNHIVSAPLWGNGYVLVGDTAFFVDPLFSTGVHSALYTASLASAALASVLTSQVSEEEACTWYEWKTRKYYGRINTTINLLYSLHPDDTPFWRRRNQEQITEERARLIVRELGPEGISFFANAVRVGNLSLPESIARRISEFTPQANGLVPIMTNQVVQLAPEIRFATNWMRYQGRLVPSFTLIHTRNRVLQVEYPLHSFRARLLQVLDGQRDLAAGIEAVAQSGYVPTTKDRREAGIFLTALAKTGLLQVKSVVPRQMLSQDGLSNEVRDYEGPVLYTESS; encoded by the coding sequence ATGCAAAAGGCAATCGCAGGTAATTATGAAGTTATCGTAATTGGTGGTGGCCCTGCTGGCTCCAGTACAGCCACTTGGTTGGCTCAGCAGGGCCGGCGAGTATTGCTTCTGGAAGGAAAACGATTTCCCCGCCATCATATTGGTGAATCATTGCTTGCAATCTCGATTCCCTTGTTAAAGGAGTTGGGGGTTGAGCCAAAGCTCCAGGCAGCCGGTTTCTTGAATAAACAAGGCGCACTGTTTATTTGGGGTGAAACCAAAAATATACAAGAATTGAAAATGTCTTACCCTGGTTATGCATACCAGGTAGTTCGCTCCCATTTTGATCAGTTGTTATTAGATCAGGCTAGGGATCAGGGTGTCACGGTACTACAATCACACTGGGTTAGGCAATTGCTTTACGATGATGGGCGTGTTTGTGGTGTAAAGGTGTGCACTAAACACGGAAAGACGCACGAACTTCATTGTCGTTTTGTCGTCGATGCCAGTGGATTGGCGAAGTTTATCCCACGCCAACTAGGATTACCTCTTGAGCAAGATGGTCCCAAGCGTGTTGCACTTAGTGCCTATTACAGAAGAGCTTTGCGCCCGGCCCCACCGTATAGAAATCATATTCTAAGTGAGGCCGTACAAGACGGATGGCTTTGGTTTATTCCCCTTTCAGAAGACATTACAAGCGTTGGTTTTGTCAGTGATGCCGAAATTCTAACCTCCAATCCACAAGAGGTGTTGGAAGAACAGATTGCTACCGGCACACTGGTAAGAAAGATGTTGGAACCGGCGCTACTAGAGAGAGATGTTACTATATTGAATTACACCAATCACATAGTATCTGCCCCTCTTTGGGGTAATGGCTATGTACTTGTAGGAGACACAGCCTTTTTTGTCGATCCACTATTCTCTACGGGTGTTCATAGTGCACTTTATACAGCTAGTCTGGCATCGGCCGCTCTTGCCTCGGTTCTAACAAGCCAGGTGTCGGAAGAAGAGGCATGCACCTGGTATGAGTGGAAAACGCGCAAGTACTATGGGCGCATCAACACGACAATCAATCTCTTATACAGCCTACATCCAGATGATACACCTTTCTGGCGGCGACGTAATCAGGAGCAAATAACCGAAGAAAGAGCACGCCTCATTGTCAGGGAGTTAGGCCCAGAAGGTATTTCATTTTTTGCAAACGCTGTCCGTGTTGGCAACCTCTCACTACCTGAGTCTATTGCAAGACGTATATCAGAATTTACACCACAGGCTAACGGGCTTGTACCGATTATGACAAATCAGGTGGTTCAGTTAGCACCAGAAATAAGGTTTGCGACGAATTGGATGCGTTATCAGGGAAGATTGGTACCATCCTTTACCTTGATCCATACGCGCAACCGTGTGCTTCAGGTTGAATACCCTTTACACAGCTTTCGTGCTCGCTTATTGCAGGTTCTGGATGGTCAACGCGACTTGGCGGCTGGGATAGAGGCAGTTGCCCAATCCGGGTATGTGCCAACGACAAAAGACAGGCGCGAGGCGGGTATTTTTCTGACCGCACTGGCCAAAACAGGCTTATTACAGGTAAAATCGGTCGTGCCCCGGCAAATGCTAAGCCAGGATGGTCTTTCCAATGAGGTAAGAGATTATGAAGGTCCAGTACTATACACTGAGTCGTCATAG
- a CDS encoding tetratricopeptide repeat protein — protein sequence MAAKRCIAVHKLTPGKQIYVDILREIALSAPGDHHVRLLAATALIVFFGRKRSDIEDIRYWVKIAENEYWCLEPGTDWRDSVYASMYWRAVAFEPFNSGDRQATAEYLDQAEHYAYAVSANSEIQKIVRDENIHPLLETRRKEALWLRNLDLAYERARALVEHDPFDPKVHIQMGDVLLTRDDPIQALKAYRQAVFLGTPYTPFAWFMIGYCEEALGNLEEACYAYQSALRIDPWGITPAQRLIKVARRLNQPVLAQWAENILETVGIRYKLTRNVK from the coding sequence ATGGCTGCCAAACGGTGTATCGCTGTCCACAAATTAACTCCTGGCAAGCAAATTTATGTAGACATCTTAAGAGAAATTGCCCTTAGTGCGCCTGGGGATCATCACGTTCGTCTGTTAGCAGCAACAGCGCTGATCGTCTTTTTTGGCAGAAAGCGGTCTGATATCGAGGACATCAGGTATTGGGTGAAAATCGCCGAGAATGAGTATTGGTGTTTAGAGCCAGGAACAGATTGGCGTGACAGCGTCTATGCTAGTATGTATTGGCGCGCAGTAGCCTTCGAACCCTTCAACTCTGGCGACCGGCAGGCAACAGCCGAATACCTAGATCAGGCTGAACATTATGCGTATGCTGTTTCCGCAAACAGTGAAATACAAAAGATCGTACGTGACGAGAATATTCACCCACTGCTAGAAACACGCCGAAAGGAAGCCCTCTGGCTAAGAAACCTTGATCTTGCATACGAGCGGGCTAGAGCATTGGTTGAACACGATCCCTTTGATCCGAAAGTGCACATTCAGATGGGTGACGTGTTATTGACCCGAGACGACCCCATCCAGGCGCTAAAGGCTTATCGCCAAGCTGTTTTTCTAGGAACACCCTATACACCTTTTGCCTGGTTTATGATCGGCTACTGTGAGGAGGCCTTAGGGAATTTAGAAGAAGCTTGCTATGCCTATCAAAGCGCTTTAAGGATAGATCCATGGGGAATAACCCCGGCTCAAAGATTGATCAAAGTCGCCAGGCGACTCAACCAACCTGTTTTGGCGCAGTGGGCCGAAAATATACTAGAAACTGTGGGCATTCGCTACAAACTGACACGTAACGTAAAGTGA